Proteins encoded within one genomic window of Drosophila willistoni isolate 14030-0811.24 chromosome XL unlocalized genomic scaffold, UCI_dwil_1.1 Seg141, whole genome shotgun sequence:
- the LOC6648339 gene encoding NCK-interacting protein with SH3 domain isoform X1: MATTAAAPTSPSTGARIESETGASAAETAPAAGAAAVAADTEGISGIEMLKALYDFQAVYPKTISFDEGEYFILYQTSARQRNWWQVVSMKGNIGFVPSNYVMKIKVEHDFLISFLNSSIESLEKCTDHEINGIMSKDELLDRLREKKHTMERLYADNSERDGDSSLSYSHSYSDKASSHRHSHPHAHHQQQQQQQQGGHGHGHGHHRQHSPPAAQRLDMSKKSMSSPAVGTASSMPPAQILTESPSMGNMQLQSSTCTIQTPQQQQQQQQQPLPAPPPVSASNSSKAAAAAAAAAAAAAATAAAAAVSDVAQDNSITSEPSETTTTTTTTSEDVVTTYKETSQLSTSQHKPPNNGSTASASGSVSASASVSAVRSSSTGNGKASALQQRQIGDDSVPAEPRSGDASDDDDDRNDDDGIGCCPLNGQDSADNSQALDSIDSPSLSHCQMKRSERNGAGSLGVGETNDDGVDGGAGVSGQLKVESSDVYQIVDALRRNTNLSFDLSCEALRVVLTSLEQLYNGAINPYLEAVAVHVTGKVATPKELLGITHDSKRLQYLFAQLADCKNDTEQRTWMLYEDEEDIIQFLEELVEILNNADESISCYEMSCDQYQMFINLVQYYQMETRWSIKRLLLKTFTAACHLDHIIVDILLTSVLPLEIVEDMKTHFANLERFKQLVKMLTIIFSLGQPMPVNHQDYLGVHFASFLLEIIEGNNPEVLVDMVIALILAFNQQFGEHTYNVIIEAMQNLPTAKVFTEKLLLLLNREDDPTRVLKHANDHMNTVLRMFIDIFSHSDTAGMFYTNDIKVLIDIVVRQLSDLDAGSATRPCYLELCRRILRNTNYQEHQHRKHDLMKIFTRIFCEETECSASDQQLVREIANEFPQLFKA; the protein is encoded by the exons ATGG CTACGACAGCAGCAGCGCCTACTTCGCCCTCAACTGGTGCTCGAATCGAATCGGAGACTGGAGCAAGTGCAGCGGAAACAGCGCCAGCAGCAGGAGcggcagcagtagcagcagatACCGAAGGCATCAGCGGCATCGAGATGCTCAAGGCCCTGTATGATTTTCAAGCGGTTTATCCCAAAACCATTAGCTTCGATGAGGGTGAATATTTTATACTATATCAGACCTCGGCGCGCCAGCGAAACTGGTGGCAAGTGGTCAGCATGAAGGGCAACATTGGATTTGTGCCCTCCAATTACGTAATGAAGATTAAG GTGGAGCATGATTTCCTTATCAGTTTCCTTAACTCATCCATCGAGTCGCTTGAGAAGTGTACAGATCATGAGATAAATGGCATTATGTCTAAGGATGAACTCTTGGATAGATTGCGTGAAAAGAAGCATACAATGGAGCGATTATATGCAGACAATTCGGAGCGAGATGGCGACTCATCTCTATCATATTCGCATAGCTACAGTGACAAGGCCAGCAGTCATCGTCATTCCCATCCCCATGCgcatcatcagcagcaacaacaacaacaacagggaGGGCATGGACATGGTCATGGTCACCATCGACAGCATAGTCCACCTGCCGCCCAACGTTTAGATATGAGTAAAAAGAGCATGTCTAGTCCGGCAGTGGGTACGGCTTCCAGTATGCCGCCAGCACAGATCCTAACAGAGTCACCCAGCATGGGTAATATGCAACTACAGAGCTCCACGTGCACCATACAAAcgccacaacaacagcagcagcaacaacagcaaccactGCCCGCTCCTCCGCCAGTTTCGGCATCTAACTCATCAAAGGCAgctgcagcggcggcagcagcagcagcagcagcggcagcaacagctGCAGCCGCAGCCGTCTCAGATGTTGCCCAAGACAATAGCATCACATCGGAGCCATCGGagacaacaacgacaacgacaaccacTAGCGAGGATGTGGTCACCACATATAAGGAGACCAGCCAACTAAGCACTAGCCAACACAAGCCTCCAAATAATGGAAGTACAGCCTCTGCATCTGGTTCAGTATCAGCATCTGCATCCGTTTCGGCTGTGAGAAGCAGCAGCACTGGCAATGGCAAGGCATCTGCCTTGCAACAGAGACAGATCGGTGATGATTCGGTTCCAGCAGAACCACGTTCAGGCGATGCcagcgatgatgatgacgatagGAATGATGACGATGGCATAGGCTGTTGTCCCCTAAATGGTCAGGACAGCGCCGATAATAGTCAGGCTCTGGATAGCATTGATAGTCCATCGCTCTCCCATTGTCAAATGAAGAGATCTGAACGTAATGGAGCCGGCAGTCTGGGCGTGGGCGAGACCAATGACGATGGCGTCGATGGCGGTGCTGGCGTAAGTGGTCAACTAAAAGTGGAATCATCGGATGTCTATCAGATTGTTGATGCCCTGCGACGTAACACGAATCTCAGTTTTGATCTATCCTGTGAGGCATTGCGTGTGGTATTGACCAGTCTGGAGCAATTGTACAATGGTGCCATTAATCCCTATCTGGAGGCAGTGGCTGTTCATGTCACTGGCAAAGTGGCCACACCCAAAGAGCTTCTTGGCATTACACACGATTCCAAGCGTCTACAATATCTTTTCGCTCAATTGGCTGACTGCAAGAACGATACCGAGCAACGCACCTGGATGCTCTATGAAGATGAGGAGGATATTATACAATTTCTTGAAGAGTTGGTCGAAATACTG aaCAATGCCGATGAAAGTATCAGCTGTTATGAGATGTCCTGCGATCAATATCAAATGTTTATTAATTTGGTGCAATACTATCAAATGGAGACACGCTGGTCCATCAAACGACTCCTGCTCAAGACATTCACAGCTGCCTGTCATTTGGATCACATAATAGTGGACATATTGCTAACCTCAGTGCTGCCCCTGGAGATT GTGGAGGACATGAAAACCCATTTTGCCAATTTGGAGCGTTTCAAGCAATTGGTGAAAATGTTAACCATTATCTTTTCCTTGGGTCAACCCATGCCAGTGAATCATCAAG ACTATTTAGGTGTACATTTTGCCAGCTTTCTGCTAGAGATAATCGAGGGCAATAATCCGGAAGTGCTTGTCGATATGGTAATTGCCTTGATATTGGCATTTAATCAACAATTTGGTGAACATACCTACAATGTGATCATTGAGGCAATGCAGAATTTGCCCACAGCCAAGGTGTTTACGGAGAAGCTACTGCTCCTGCTCAATCGTGAGG ATGATCCGACACGTGTGCTCAAACATGCCAATGACCACATGAATACGGTGCTGCGCATGTTTATCGATATATTTAGTCATTCGGATACGGCGGGAATGTTTTATACGAATGACATAAAGGTGCTCATTGATATTGTGGTGCGTCAACTATCAGATCTGGATGCAGGTAGTGCG ACACGCCCTTGCTATTTGGAGCTATGTCGACGCATTTTACGTAATACCAACTATCAGGAGCATCAACATCGTAAGCATGATCTCATGAAAATATTCACACGCATCTTCTGCGAGGAGACCGAATGCAGTGCATCCGATCAGCAATTGGTGCGCGAGATAGCCAACGAATTTCCTCAATTGTTTAAGGCCTAA
- the LOC6648339 gene encoding NCK-interacting protein with SH3 domain isoform X2, giving the protein MLKALYDFQAVYPKTISFDEGEYFILYQTSARQRNWWQVVSMKGNIGFVPSNYVMKIKVEHDFLISFLNSSIESLEKCTDHEINGIMSKDELLDRLREKKHTMERLYADNSERDGDSSLSYSHSYSDKASSHRHSHPHAHHQQQQQQQQGGHGHGHGHHRQHSPPAAQRLDMSKKSMSSPAVGTASSMPPAQILTESPSMGNMQLQSSTCTIQTPQQQQQQQQQPLPAPPPVSASNSSKAAAAAAAAAAAAAATAAAAAVSDVAQDNSITSEPSETTTTTTTTSEDVVTTYKETSQLSTSQHKPPNNGSTASASGSVSASASVSAVRSSSTGNGKASALQQRQIGDDSVPAEPRSGDASDDDDDRNDDDGIGCCPLNGQDSADNSQALDSIDSPSLSHCQMKRSERNGAGSLGVGETNDDGVDGGAGVSGQLKVESSDVYQIVDALRRNTNLSFDLSCEALRVVLTSLEQLYNGAINPYLEAVAVHVTGKVATPKELLGITHDSKRLQYLFAQLADCKNDTEQRTWMLYEDEEDIIQFLEELVEILNNADESISCYEMSCDQYQMFINLVQYYQMETRWSIKRLLLKTFTAACHLDHIIVDILLTSVLPLEIVEDMKTHFANLERFKQLVKMLTIIFSLGQPMPVNHQDYLGVHFASFLLEIIEGNNPEVLVDMVIALILAFNQQFGEHTYNVIIEAMQNLPTAKVFTEKLLLLLNREDDPTRVLKHANDHMNTVLRMFIDIFSHSDTAGMFYTNDIKVLIDIVVRQLSDLDAGSATRPCYLELCRRILRNTNYQEHQHRKHDLMKIFTRIFCEETECSASDQQLVREIANEFPQLFKA; this is encoded by the exons ATGCTCAAGGCCCTGTATGATTTTCAAGCGGTTTATCCCAAAACCATTAGCTTCGATGAGGGTGAATATTTTATACTATATCAGACCTCGGCGCGCCAGCGAAACTGGTGGCAAGTGGTCAGCATGAAGGGCAACATTGGATTTGTGCCCTCCAATTACGTAATGAAGATTAAG GTGGAGCATGATTTCCTTATCAGTTTCCTTAACTCATCCATCGAGTCGCTTGAGAAGTGTACAGATCATGAGATAAATGGCATTATGTCTAAGGATGAACTCTTGGATAGATTGCGTGAAAAGAAGCATACAATGGAGCGATTATATGCAGACAATTCGGAGCGAGATGGCGACTCATCTCTATCATATTCGCATAGCTACAGTGACAAGGCCAGCAGTCATCGTCATTCCCATCCCCATGCgcatcatcagcagcaacaacaacaacaacagggaGGGCATGGACATGGTCATGGTCACCATCGACAGCATAGTCCACCTGCCGCCCAACGTTTAGATATGAGTAAAAAGAGCATGTCTAGTCCGGCAGTGGGTACGGCTTCCAGTATGCCGCCAGCACAGATCCTAACAGAGTCACCCAGCATGGGTAATATGCAACTACAGAGCTCCACGTGCACCATACAAAcgccacaacaacagcagcagcaacaacagcaaccactGCCCGCTCCTCCGCCAGTTTCGGCATCTAACTCATCAAAGGCAgctgcagcggcggcagcagcagcagcagcagcggcagcaacagctGCAGCCGCAGCCGTCTCAGATGTTGCCCAAGACAATAGCATCACATCGGAGCCATCGGagacaacaacgacaacgacaaccacTAGCGAGGATGTGGTCACCACATATAAGGAGACCAGCCAACTAAGCACTAGCCAACACAAGCCTCCAAATAATGGAAGTACAGCCTCTGCATCTGGTTCAGTATCAGCATCTGCATCCGTTTCGGCTGTGAGAAGCAGCAGCACTGGCAATGGCAAGGCATCTGCCTTGCAACAGAGACAGATCGGTGATGATTCGGTTCCAGCAGAACCACGTTCAGGCGATGCcagcgatgatgatgacgatagGAATGATGACGATGGCATAGGCTGTTGTCCCCTAAATGGTCAGGACAGCGCCGATAATAGTCAGGCTCTGGATAGCATTGATAGTCCATCGCTCTCCCATTGTCAAATGAAGAGATCTGAACGTAATGGAGCCGGCAGTCTGGGCGTGGGCGAGACCAATGACGATGGCGTCGATGGCGGTGCTGGCGTAAGTGGTCAACTAAAAGTGGAATCATCGGATGTCTATCAGATTGTTGATGCCCTGCGACGTAACACGAATCTCAGTTTTGATCTATCCTGTGAGGCATTGCGTGTGGTATTGACCAGTCTGGAGCAATTGTACAATGGTGCCATTAATCCCTATCTGGAGGCAGTGGCTGTTCATGTCACTGGCAAAGTGGCCACACCCAAAGAGCTTCTTGGCATTACACACGATTCCAAGCGTCTACAATATCTTTTCGCTCAATTGGCTGACTGCAAGAACGATACCGAGCAACGCACCTGGATGCTCTATGAAGATGAGGAGGATATTATACAATTTCTTGAAGAGTTGGTCGAAATACTG aaCAATGCCGATGAAAGTATCAGCTGTTATGAGATGTCCTGCGATCAATATCAAATGTTTATTAATTTGGTGCAATACTATCAAATGGAGACACGCTGGTCCATCAAACGACTCCTGCTCAAGACATTCACAGCTGCCTGTCATTTGGATCACATAATAGTGGACATATTGCTAACCTCAGTGCTGCCCCTGGAGATT GTGGAGGACATGAAAACCCATTTTGCCAATTTGGAGCGTTTCAAGCAATTGGTGAAAATGTTAACCATTATCTTTTCCTTGGGTCAACCCATGCCAGTGAATCATCAAG ACTATTTAGGTGTACATTTTGCCAGCTTTCTGCTAGAGATAATCGAGGGCAATAATCCGGAAGTGCTTGTCGATATGGTAATTGCCTTGATATTGGCATTTAATCAACAATTTGGTGAACATACCTACAATGTGATCATTGAGGCAATGCAGAATTTGCCCACAGCCAAGGTGTTTACGGAGAAGCTACTGCTCCTGCTCAATCGTGAGG ATGATCCGACACGTGTGCTCAAACATGCCAATGACCACATGAATACGGTGCTGCGCATGTTTATCGATATATTTAGTCATTCGGATACGGCGGGAATGTTTTATACGAATGACATAAAGGTGCTCATTGATATTGTGGTGCGTCAACTATCAGATCTGGATGCAGGTAGTGCG ACACGCCCTTGCTATTTGGAGCTATGTCGACGCATTTTACGTAATACCAACTATCAGGAGCATCAACATCGTAAGCATGATCTCATGAAAATATTCACACGCATCTTCTGCGAGGAGACCGAATGCAGTGCATCCGATCAGCAATTGGTGCGCGAGATAGCCAACGAATTTCCTCAATTGTTTAAGGCCTAA
- the LOC6648338 gene encoding glutamate--cysteine ligase — translation MGLLSEGSPLSWEETKKLADHVREHGINQFINLYHRLKDRQGDILKWGDEVEYIIVKFDDEQKVARVALKAKDLLEKLNEKELADPKNVKSLWRPEYGAYMIEGTPGKPFGGLMAHFNLVEANMRYRREEVTELLGSDECVMSITNFPRLGSPNFTYPLAQPHPEDPLSSARSLYFPDEAIFPGHPRFKTLTRNIRKRRGEKVSIKLKVFKDVKTKLPVEGAPPGEPDVVLLDAMGFGMGCCCLQLTFQACNITEARRLYDQLAPLCPIMLALTAASPIYRGYLTESDCRWNVISSSVDCRTEEERGLTPLKEQKFRIAKSRYDSIDSYLSPEAAKYNDVPLTYDEDVYKRLIEGGIDHLLAQHVAHLFIRDTVSLFSEKVHQNDEEDTDHFENIQSTNWQTMRFKPPPPNSSIGWRVEFRPCEAQISDFENAAIVCFVVLLTRVILSYQLNFLTPISKVDENMQTAQKRDACRKEKFWFRKSSKSTEQRAAQAANGTSNGNGITTNGINGTNGNATANGNGILKEENGHAKPPVMTNGTSKPMNGHGINGQASMNGSGADSDEHTDTDDEENELFQLLTINEIFNGKPNVFPGLVPLIRSYLQSMEVDTDTHCTIEQYLRFIQKRAAGELITTATWMREQVLNHPDYKQDSVVSDQINYDLLKRIQHIQEGKHIEPALLGQLNHSKTKTKDFIPPALQKQLAKNGCCEEK, via the exons ATGGGTCTATTGAGCGAGGGCAGTCCACTATCCTGGGAGGAGACCAAAAAATTGGCCGATCATGTGCGGGAACATGGCATCAATCAGTTCATCAATCTCTATCACAGATTAAAGGATCGCCAGGGAGACATATTGAAATGGGGCGATGAGGTTGAATATATAATTGTGAAATTCGATGATGAGCAAAAGGTGGCCCGTGTGGCCCTCAAGGCAAAGGATCTATTGGAGAAGCTAAACGAGAAAGAGTTGGCCGATCCGAAGAATGTGAAATCGTTGTGGCGCCCAGAATACGGTGCATATATGATTGAGGGTACACCAGGCAAACCATTCGGTGGTCTAATGGCCCATTTCAATCTGGTTGAGGCTAATATGCGTTATCGTCGCGAGGAAGTCACCGAGCTCTTGGGCAGTGATGAGTGCGTCATGTCCATTACGAATTTCCCGCGATTGGGTTCACCGAATTTCACGTATCCACTGGCACAACCTCATCCCGAGGATCCCTTGAGCTCAGCCCGTTCGCTATACTTTCCCGATGAGGCAATTTTCCCGGGTCATCCACGTTTCAAGACACTGACCCGTAACATACGCAAACGTCGCGGCGAGAAGGTGTCCATTAAATTGAAGG TATTTAAGGATGTTAAGACCAAATTACCAGTGGAAGGCGCTCCGCCGGGTGAACCCGATGTGGTTCTACTTGATGCCATGGGCTTTGGCATGGGCTGTTGCTGTTTGCAATTGACCTTCCAGGCCTGTAATATAACCGAAGCGAGACGTCTGTACGACCAGTTGGCTCCCCTTTGCCCCATTATGTTGGCTCTGACAGCTGCCTCGCCCATTTATCGTGGCTATTTAACCGAATCGGATTGCCGTTGGAATGTTATAAGCTCTTCGGTCGATTGTCGCACGGAAGAGGAACGTGGCTTGACCCCATTGAAGGAGCAAAAATTCCGTATTGCAAAATCACGTTACGATTCAATTGATTCGTATCTATCACCGGAGGCAGCCAAATATAATGATGTACCACTTACCTATGATGAGGATGTCTATAAACGTTTGATTGAGGGCGGCATTGATCATCTATTGGCCCAACATGTGGCACATCTGTTCATCCGTGACACTGTATCGCTATTTAGCGAGAAAGTCCATCAGAATGATGAAGAGGATACCGATCATTTCGAGAATATACAATCGACAAATTGGCAAACGATGCGTTTCAAGCCACCGCCACCGAATAGCTCCATTGGCTGGCGTGTGGAATTCCGGCCATGCGAGGCGCAGATAAGTGACTTTGAGAATGCGGCGATTGTTTGCTTTGTCGTCCTACTCACCAGGGTGATTCTGTCGTATCAATTGAATTTCCTAACGCCCATCAGCAAGGTGGATGAGAATATGCAAACCGCACAGAAGCGTGATGCCTGTCGCAAGGAGAAATTCTGGTTCCGCAAATCATCCAAATCCACTGAACAGCGAGCGGCCCAGGCAGCTAATGGTACCAGCAATGGTAATGGTATTACCACCAATGGAATCAATGGCACCAATGGCAATGCCACTGCCAATGGTAATGGCATCCTCAAGGAGGAAAATGGTCATGCCAAGCCGCCAGTCATGACAAATGGCACATCGAAACCAATGAATGGTCATGGCATAAATGGTCAGGCCTCAATGAATGGCAGTGGTGCCGATAGCGATGAGCATACCGATACGGATGATGAGGAGAACGAGCTGTTCCAATTGCTGACCatcaatgaaatttttaatggcAAA CCAAATGTTTTTCCTGGTTTAGTTCCATTAATACGCAGCTATCTGCAGTCCATGGAGGTGGATACAGATACCCATTGCACCATTGAACAGTATCTACGCTTCATACAGAAGCGGGCTGCCGGTGAATTAATCACCACAGCCACCTGGATGCGTGAGCAGGTGCTCAATCATCCCGATTACAA GCAAGATTCGGTGGTTAGTGATCAGATTAATTACGATCTGCTTAAACGTATTCAGCACATACAGGAGGGCAAGCATATTGAGCCGGCTCTGCTTGGCCAATTGAATCATTCCAAAACAAAGACgaaagatttcattccacCAGCACTGCAGAAGCAGTTGGCCAAGAATGGCTGCTGTGAGGAGAAATGA